CTGGTTTTTCACCAGCTAATTTTAAGGCTGTAAGTCCAGCTACATCTGCGTTAATTGCGATAACATCAACTCCTTGTTTTAACCAATCTAGGGCGACTTTATTGCCTTTTTCTGTATCTATCCAAGTCTGTAAAAATTTAGTATAGACTTCAATATTGGGTTTGGTTTCAGTTGCACCCCGTCTAAATAATTCTTCTTCTTCTTTATAAAAAGGGTAATCAAATCCTACCATATAAGCGACTTTATTTGTCTTAGTTTTTATCGCTGCTAATGCTCCCGTCAGATAACCCACTTCCCCAGAACGAAAGGCAACTGCCCCTAAGTTTTTATTATTCCCAGCATAGGTTGTGACTAAAGCAAATTTGGTTTCTGGAAAATCTTTAGCCACATTTTCCATGGCTTTAATATAACCACCACTATGACCAATAATTAAATCATATCCCTGTTCTGCATAGCGACGAATCAAGGCTTCACTGTCTGCGTCTAATATATTATCGATGTAACTAATTTCAGTATTATATTGTTTTTCAATTAATTTTAATCCTTCATAATTAGCTTGAGTCCAACTACCATCCTGAATAGAACCCGATAAAATACTAGCCACTTTAAATTGACTCTGAGAATCTGAGGGAGAGGTGGTTAATTCTTCTTGATTAAACTGGCTACAACTCACAATAATAACTAAAGTGATGAGTCCCAGTAGGATGTTTGTTAAAAACTTGGGTGTCTGGAGCATATAATTCCTGAAAGTTGATGTGAATTTTAACCTTGAATTCAAATGACTTGAATTGTCATTGCACCCGGGCAGAACGTTATATTAGATAGAATTATAATTGAGGTTCAGTTTCTTTCTCGGTGATCAGAAATTTTAAAAGGCTGGGGGACTCAATCTGTTGTAGCATACAATTAGTCCCAAGGGTAGATCTGGGTTTTTCTTTTGTCAGCATTGCGATCGCTTGCTGGAGGACTTTTCAAGCAGACATTCAGTTCAAGCTGATTGAGGGAAAGTTAGATGAAATGATTCCTTTAACTTAGATCGAATTGTTCCCGTATTTCGGGAAAATGGACGCACCAATCATGAGGAAATTTTCTTAGATTATTATAGCCAATTAACAGCACTAGGTTGCCATAAAGAAACTCAACGAATTCTTTTTGAAGCAGATTTTGAACAATATCAAGATTGGACTCCTCACGAACGCCAGCAAAAAATATTGGAAATTAAAGAACTTCTTCAGGAACCCTTTCAAACTCATCAAAGCCAAGCTAATTTATGGTTAAAAATTGGTAATCTTTTTCTTGGCAATCAGGAATATGAAGAAGCTATTTATTCTTATGATAAAGTTGTAGAATTTAAACCTGATTATCATGGTGCTTGGAACAACCGAGGCATTGCTTCAGCTAATTTAGGGCAGTTAAAAGAAGCGATTTATTCCTTTGACAAAGCTGTAGAATTTAAACCCGACTATCACGAAGCTTGGAGCAACCGAGGCATTGCTTTAGCTAATTTAGGACAGTTAGAAGCAGCGATTGAATCATACGACAAGGCTTTAGAATTTAAACCCGACTATCACGAAGCTTTAGAATTTAAACCGGATGATCATCAAGTCTGGAACTACCGAGGCAATGCTTTAGTAAAATTAGGACAATTAGAATTAGCAATTAATTCTTTTGGCAAGGCTTTAGAGTTAAATCTTAATGATGCTAATACTTTATATAATAAAGCCTATGCTTATGCCTTACAAAATCAGGTTGAACTCGCGATTGAAAATCTGCAACAAGCGATTAATTTAGATCCAGAATATCGAGAGATGGCAAAAACGGATTCTGATTTTGATTCTATTCGCTCTGATCCTCGTTTTCAAGCGTTGTTGAGTTGAAATAAATTTCTGTTTTATCAATCTAGGAATCAAAGCTTTTTAACCCTATCAATGTTGAAAATAACAAGGAAGCTGAACGCCTCCTTGCGATTTTTAGGCTTTAACTTGCCCAGTTCAGATAAGGTAATTTTGTGAAGGTTTCTCGAATTTGATCAACATTGGCAATTAATTGTCCGCAACTATCCCACAGTCCCGTTATAAACGATTGACGAGAACCGGCATTCATATTTACATCAATAGTTAAATCCCCACAGTGGGCTTTCATGGCTTCTAAATCAACGGTGACAGTTGCTTCAGGATTGGCTTTTAATGCTTCTTGAAATGCCTTAACTGCCTCCGCTTCTGCCGTAACACAGGGAATGCCAATCGCTACGCAGTTTCCCAAAAATATTTCTGCAAAACTTTCACCAATAATCGCTTGAATTCCCCATTTAGCAATCGCTTGGGGGGCGTGTTCCCGTGAAGAACCACAGCCAAAATTAGCATTCACAACTAATAG
The sequence above is drawn from the Planktothrix serta PCC 8927 genome and encodes:
- a CDS encoding BMP family protein translates to MLQTPKFLTNILLGLITLVIIVSCSQFNQEELTTSPSDSQSQFKVASILSGSIQDGSWTQANYEGLKLIEKQYNTEISYIDNILDADSEALIRRYAEQGYDLIIGHSGGYIKAMENVAKDFPETKFALVTTYAGNNKNLGAVAFRSGEVGYLTGALAAIKTKTNKVAYMVGFDYPFYKEEEELFRRGATETKPNIEVYTKFLQTWIDTEKGNKVALDWLKQGVDVIAINADVAGLTALKLAGEKPGVYGIGWTKDQYNLAPGKVLTSVLQNIPELVLKIATLVQQGRWEGKQYKYGLREKIYDFAPFRGTLTPEEEAKFNQIKQQVVTGKIDITPSEPTTDYNK
- a CDS encoding tetratricopeptide repeat protein, encoding MEIKELLQEPFQTHQSQANLWLKIGNLFLGNQEYEEAIYSYDKVVEFKPDYHGAWNNRGIASANLGQLKEAIYSFDKAVEFKPDYHEAWSNRGIALANLGQLEAAIESYDKALEFKPDYHEALEFKPDDHQVWNYRGNALVKLGQLELAINSFGKALELNLNDANTLYNKAYAYALQNQVELAIENLQQAINLDPEYREMAKTDSDFDSIRSDPRFQALLS
- the leuD gene encoding 3-isopropylmalate dehydratase small subunit; this encodes MSKIQSISGKGIPLVGSDIDTDRIIPARFLRCVTFDGLGEQVFADDRQQMQGKHAFDLPEYQGANLLVVNANFGCGSSREHAPQAIAKWGIQAIIGESFAEIFLGNCVAIGIPCVTAEAEAVKAFQEALKANPEATVTVDLEAMKAHCGDLTIDVNMNAGSRQSFITGLWDSCGQLIANVDQIRETFTKLPYLNWAS